Proteins encoded in a region of the Thunnus thynnus chromosome 8, fThuThy2.1, whole genome shotgun sequence genome:
- the rp2 gene encoding protein XRP2 produces MGCFFSKKSKRKSSEKEEREPTTTTVETTTSNAVPLGNNTDEAPKQYSWDKREKVDPKDYMLTGLKDVTVGRLPGKLNGQQFVIQECENCNIYVFDHSATITIDDCVNCRIVLGPVKGSVFFRDCKDIKCVVACQQFRTRDCKKMEVFLCCATQPIIESSTGMKFGCFQYFYPELAFHFKDAGLSIFNNNWSNIHDFTPVSGENNWSLLPETSAVLDFVPAPDSESEFKSVRVSTDPARSIVPLTKGGRRKDSEESCLFVFFAGEYTTANARKLIDEATAKGFMLIQTKEVSMRPEDVKRVFQSNAEELVEWITKGPVIALELNGDGVVEACKNTANEVFSGTKVFVSDNKNTSSRDVDSFFNFADMQMGL; encoded by the exons ATGGGGTGCTTCTTTTCGAAAAAATCCAAAAGAAAGTCGTCCGAAAAAGAGGAACGTGAGCCGACAACAACGACGGTCGAAACTACGACAAGCAACGCGGTTCCCCTTGGCAACAACACCGACGAGGCACCGAAGCAATACAGCTGGGATAAGAGAGAAAAG GTTGATCCTAAAGACTACATGCTGACAGGGCTCAAAGATGTGACGGTGGGCCGCCTGCCTGGCAAACTGAACGGGCAACAGTTTGTCATCCAAGAGTGTGAGAACTGCAACATCTACGTGTTCGACCACTCAGCAACTATCACCATCGACGACTGCGTCAATTGCCGCATTGTTCTCGGACCTGTCAAGGgcagtgtgtttttcagagaCTGTAAAGACATCAAGTGCGTGGTGGCCTGTCAGCAGTTTCGCACACGGGACTGTAAAAAGATGGAAGTGTTCTTGTGCTGCGCCACTCAGCCCATCATTGAGTCATCTACAGGTATGAAATTCGGCTGCTTTCAGTACTTCTACCCCGAGCTAGCCTTCCACTTCAAGGATGCCGGGCTCAGCATATTCAACAACAACTGGAGCAACATACATGACTTCACGCCAGTGTCCGGAGAGAACAACTGGAGCTTGTTGCCAGAGACTTCAGCGGTTCTGGATTTTGTGCCGGCCCCAGACTCTGAGTCTGAGTTCAAGTCAGTTCGAGTCTCCACCGACCCCGCACGCAGCATTGTGCCTTTGACAAAAGGAGGGAGGCGTAAGGACAGTGAAGAGTCCtgcctctttgttttctttgctggAGAGTACACCACTGCAAACGCCCGCAAACTGATAGATGAG GCAACTGCTAAAGGTTTCATGCTGATCCAGACAAAGGAAGTCTCAATGCGACCTGAAGATGTGAAGAGAGTGTTTCAGAGTAACGCAGAGGAACTGGTGGAGTGGATCACCAAAG GTCCCGTCATCGCCCTGGAGCTGAACGGTGACGGAGTTGTGGAAGCCTGCAAGAACACAGCAAATGAAGTGTTCAGTGGGACCAAG GTTTTTGTCTCTGATAATAAGAACACATCTTCTCGAGACGTGGACAGCTTCTTCAACTTCGCTGACATGCAGATGGGCTTGTGA